In Eriocheir sinensis breed Jianghai 21 chromosome 50, ASM2467909v1, whole genome shotgun sequence, one genomic interval encodes:
- the LOC126982033 gene encoding ubiquitin carboxyl-terminal hydrolase 46-like, which yields MGANASQLEKEIGADQFPPNEHYIGLVNFGNTCYINSVLQALYFCKPFREKILEYKAKNKRTKETLLACLADLFYSIATQKKKVGSIAPKKFIARFRKENGEGVLCYVMYLFIYYIFVCASLIFFYRSSSPEKQLAGRASGRPGGGDGEQQAGGGGQQDSGGGGGNTQQQQQHQQQQQENTWVHEIFQAVVTRELRCLNCEAVRSTDEVLNNLSVEVHQNTSITHCLRCFFSTETISAENKVLCENCCSLQEHQKRTRVKKLPTILVLHLKRFQFLGQYNRTLKLSHRVVFPLELRVFDTSSDAVNPDRLYDLAAVVVHCGTGINRGHYIAIVKSHRFWLLFDDDAVDKIDPSVMEEFYGLTSELQKSSETGYILFYQARDPT from the exons ATG gGCGCCAATGCCTCCCAGCTGGAGAAGGAGATCGGAGCAGACCAGTTTCCCCCCAATGAGCACTACATAGGGCTGGTAAAT TTCGGCAACACATGCTACATCAACTCGGTGCTCCAAGCGCTGTACTTCTGCAAGCCGTTCCGTGAGAAGATCCTGGAGTACAAGGCCAAGAACAAGCGGACGAAGGAGACGCTGCTGGCCTGCCTGGCGGACCTATTCTACTCCATCGCCACACAGAAGAAGAAGGTCGGCAGCATCGCACCAAAGAAGTTCATCGCCAGGTTCAGGAAGGAGAATGGTGAGGgggtgttatgttatgttatgtatttatttatttattatatttttgtgtgtgcgtcattgatatttttttatagaagttCATCGCCAG AGAAGCAGCTGGCGGGGCGCGCGAGTGGCAGGCCAGGGGGCGGGGACGGGGAGCAGCAGGCCGGGGGTGGGGGTCAGCAGGACagcgggggcggggggggcaacacacagcagcagcagcagcatcaacagcagcagcaggagaacaCTTGGGTGCACGAGATCTTCCAGGCTGTGGTGACGAGGGAGCTGCGGTGCCTCAACTGTGaagcg GTGAGGAGCACAGACGAGGTGCTCAACAACCTGTCCGTGGAGGTGCACCAGAACACCAGCATCACCCACTGCCTGCGCTGCTTCTTCTCCACCGAGACCATCAGCGCGGAGAACAAGGTGCTCTGTGAAAACTGCTGCTCGCTGCAGGAACACCAG AAGCGAACGAGAGTCAAGAAGCTGCCGACCATCCTTGTTCTGCACCTCAAGCGTTTTCAGTTCCTGGGCCAGTACAACCGCACCCTCAAGCTGTCCCACCGCGTTGTGTTCCCCCTTGAGCTGCGGGTCTTCGATACT AGTTCAGACGCAGTGAACCCCGACCGGCTGTACGacctggcggcggtggtggtgcactGCGGGACGGGCATCAACCGCGGCCACTACATCGCCATCGTCAAGTCACACCGCTTCTGGCTGCTCTTTGACGACGATGCGGTGGAT AAAATCGACCCGTCCGTCATGGAGGAGTTTTACGGGCTAACGTCGGAGCTGCAGAAGTCCTCCGAGACCGGCTACATCCTATTCTACCAGGCCAGGGACCCCACATAA